One Desmodus rotundus isolate HL8 chromosome 10, HLdesRot8A.1, whole genome shotgun sequence genomic window, CAATCAACACACTAAATCATAAGAAATAACATATTGTAATTGTTTAAAACTAAGTGTGGGGTTGTTTATTACTTTGTGACCACCATGTAAGCTGATCTAGCCTACAGGAGAGGGAGGGGTCACATAGAGGAGAATCGAAGGACCCCAGCTGACTGCCAGTGCCAGTCACGAGACACCTGAGTGGGGTCTCCTTGGGCCCTCCGTCCTTCAGCAGACCACAGCAACATGGCTGTGCTCAGGCAGAAGCGACAGAGACCGTCCCGTCAGTCCACAGGAtcttgagaaataataaatcCCTGACTCCTCTCTATTCTCCTGCCCCCATATGTCGCCCACTGGCAAATCCTGCCAGCTTTACCTTCCCGAGTTCATGCTGAATCCGATCGCTTATCAGCTCCACCACTCGTACTGGTCCAAGCTACCATCATCACTTGCACGGACTATAAACTGGCCTCCTAACAAGTCTTTTTGGAAAGACGAAACTAAGGTGTATCTGCATTGGTGTTGGATACATGACTACGTACATTTGTAAAAACTTACTGGATGTACAATTTTAAAAGGAGGATTGTACTCTAAGTTATAAATCAATGCtcttgactatttaaaaaaataaccacccAAGCTTTCAGGTCATAGTCACACAAAGTACAATGAATCCATGTTAAACCAATTGCATTTTTTCTAGGACgagtgcaaaaaaaaatgttcagtgtgaaacaaagagaagaaaccaGCCGTAGAAACAGCAGCATTTactctacacacacacatggatgtGCAAGTCACACTATTTTTAAGAAGCTTATAGAACTGGctgtaattataataaatatattcaggGAGAAAACTTAATGAGCTATCATAGgcaaaaatgtctttattaaagGGTCCTGTATAGCATAGAAAGCAATTCAAGAAGAAATTCGCAGCAGCAGCAGGtgcttacttttttatttaattatatttattgattatgccccaccccctcaggcaatccccacaccattgctcatgtgcatgggtcatgtgtataagttcttcagctaccCCATTTCcaatattgtactttacatccccagagctattctgtgactacctattcgtgcttcttaatcccctcacctcttcacccattcccccacaccccctcccatctggcagccctcaaaacgctctccatatccatgactctgtctctgttcttgtttgcttagtttgttttttagattcaattgttgatagatacgtatttattcccattttattgttcatagttttgatcttctttttcttaagtaagtccctttaacatttaacataataatggtttggtgatgatgaactcctttagtttttttcttgtctgggaagctctttatctgttctctatttctaaatgatgtctttgttgggtagagcaatcttggctgtaggtccctgcttttcatgactgaatatttcttgccagtcccttctagcttgcaaagtttcttttgagaaatcagctgatagtcttatgggaactcccctgtaggtaactaactgcttttttcttgctacttttaagattctttatctttaaccttggcattttaattaagatgtgtcttggagtgggcctctttgcatccatgttgtttgggactctctgtgcttcctggacttgcatgtctatttccttcaccaaattagggaagttttctttcactattttttcaaatagatttccaattttttgctctttctcttctccttctgacacccctaaaatgagaatgttggaatgcttaaagttgtcccagagattgcttacactatcctcattttttttaattcttttttcttcttattctgattggttgttttttgcttctttatgttccaaatcattgctttgattctcagcctcatccactctaccgttgtttccttgtaaattgtcctttatttcaattagtgtattcttcgtttctgactggatgatttttatgctgttgaagtccctactaagttccttgagcatcttataaccagcgttttgaactctgcatctgatagtttgcttatctctcccttttgtttggttctttttctggagttttgatctgttctttcacttgggccacgtttctttgtctcctcattttggcaggctctgtttgtttccatgtattaggaagatctgctttgactccctgtcttggtagtgttgtggtccaatgtagtaggtgtcctatagagtccagtggcacagcctcccctatctcCCAAACTGGGTGCTTGAGGTGCACACTTCTCTTTTAGTTTAGCCTTTGGCAATGATGGCAGGTCAATGGgggggatttacccaggccagtcagctgcaagtactggctgtgactactgacCAATCTCTGCACTCCGTGGAAAGTCAGCTGTGCTGGGGCAGAGTGttggtgctccgatgtggtctgtcGCTGTCCACTGGGCGcactggggtttcccaggtggtgccagCCAAGGTTAGCCCCATTtagctattccatttcctatactgtactttacatccccttggccattccgtaactacctatttgtacttcttaatcccctcaccttttgtcctattcccccacacccctcctgcaggccaagatcagcccccacctgtgttttgcccggggccaccctgcctgaactattcagcaatctgagatggctgctacttgttctgggctgggGGATTCACAGGtggagccaagctgtgaatctagggtggctgctgctagtgccaggcctggggccacttagcaagagatgtAGTAcctggggactcactgaggccagctgttgcttgttggagtttttaggaagttgtgaagcatgagctaagacctgacattcatatggaaaagtcagttaacagcttgggtgagcctgtaagttgggtgtgacagagtctcagggaatcCCCAGgttggggcaaacagtgttagccaggttgatggagtctcatagatggcacctgcctgccagctctgtgactctggtgggggaagggtttagaaaaggagCAATGACCTTGCCTGCCTTTTGTCTGAAGGGAAATTCTTCCctagctcttgccttgatgccagacacttcagttcctctctgtatgCCATGGTGCCCTTCAAGCCgctaccctggtgctgaagcccagtgggagtgagtctgagtaaggccatgtgtaagttctttaagaggaactgcatgggactccagaattttcttccaccaactcaatccccactggtttttgcagccagaagttatggggacttaccttcctagcactggagccctggactGGGGGATCTGGTGTGGAGCTGTGACTCCCAAaatattcctcctgaatttttatccaccacacaaggatgtgggaccagcctgtactgcatctctgcccctcctaccactctggatggatgtggttgttttttaattccatagttgtcagacttcttgatttctgatggttctgagtgatggtgttctatagcttagttgtaattttgaagcggttgtgcaaggaagcaagccgtgtctacctatgccgccatctcgACCGGAAGTACTCAGCAGGTGCTTTCATAGTTTTGCTTTACCTGTGAATGGACTGATTGATAGGCAGAGGACTGATATCAACTCTTTGCATACCTTACAGTACGTATTTGAGAAAGGCTTAACgacttttctgttctgtttaacTAAAACCCATGCCATAagaagaagactttttaaaatttagtcacTTACTATTTTGTATGGCATTATGAGTACAAAAAAGTATATTGTAATCAGTATGATAAAGCACCAGAAAACAGTGCAATAAGGAACTTTACTTGGAATTAAAGTTGCACCCACTACTATTCACTGAAAATAGTGGTCAAGAAAATGCCTCCGGGACTTGAGGAAGTGGTGAAGAGTGAATACAAATTATGGCGACTTGGAGCAATCTTTTTCAGCAGTTAGGTGAAGTCCAAGAATGCCTGGCTACTTTTCCAGATTCGTGAATAGCTGCAAGCAGTGGCAGAGCAGAGACTGCAACTTGTCTCTCAGTATCTACTCCACTTGTGTTCCCTTCTGGGTGACAAGGTATCCAGCTTTCCTTACAGCTTGAGGTGGCAGTGATATGTAATAGGTAGGGTGGCACCTCTGGAAAAGCTCCTTCAAAAAGGGACATAATTCTGGCATGTAACTTTTTTGGCATGTTCCTTTCCACTTTTTTTGATGGGAGAAGCTGTCTCTCAGTTGTGAGCTCCTCTCAAAAGTTATTCCCAGTAgatgagggagttttaggaaCCACTGATTTAGAGCCCATTGGTCACAAGCACTGATAACAACCTGGACTCTTACCTGGCAAGGGGAGCTGGGAGTCTTGtaggactgaacccttaacctatGGAATCTGATGCCATCTCTGGGCAGACAGAGTCAGAACTGAGTGGAACTGTAAGACACCCAGCTGATGTCTGGAAAATAACAGTACCCTGTAGGAACTCCAACCCCTTCACACGCTGAAAATTTTGTCTCGGAACCATTTTAGACAGAAGAGTCAGACACAACCAGGAAGACAAATTAGCAGCTGTCTATGTGATTTATTAGCACTGGTTTGATGAAACTAGTGGGAAATATGCCCCAAGAAAGCTGACTCAACCCTCTAACACATAATACAAATgcttctttcattatattttttacagTGGCACAAACCCCTCCAAAACTTTTCCCAGAACTTCCCCCActtaaaaaagtcataaaaatacataaagccaTAAAAGTATTagggggaaaaataataattttttaaatcctcctgGGGTGggaaaggctttttaaaatatgaaataaaaattggtaCATTAACTACATAAATAGTTtaaacaccataaacaaaaaatgacaactgggaaaaaatatttgtaagataTAAATGGCCAAGTTTCCTAATCccccaaaaatattttaaaaatcactaacaaaataaaaaatttgggagaaaaacaattttcaattAAACGTGTCAAACCCTACTACAGTGGCCTTCAGAAAGGCGAAGGGTATGTGGCAAGACTAAAAAGAAAGTTTGGTTGTCAGGCTACGCAAGGAGAACGCAGACCCTGAGACCCCCCCCGGAATTCCACACAGCCAGATTCGTGCACAACTCAAATATTTTTGTTGGTGTGAGTGTAACACATTCAAAACAGTGAGTTTTCAATTTGAAGTTAATTCTACCAGGTTCTCAAATCTTTATAATAAATTCTCAGCCAGAGTTTCAGTAACAAGGAAATAACAATGCGTGGCTTCACATGGTCGTCAAAATTCTGTGGCTAATCTACTTCCCTCCTTTCCAAAATCATCCCAACAGTCCAGGGGAAACGTATGAACTGGACGACATCATTTTTAAAACCCAAACTGTGTGTGGTTCAATCACATCACATATTCCTTTGTTCTCAGAAAATAAGAGAACTGCATTAGAAAATTTTCTCCAGGATtgaaagaacatttcaaagctaaAGTTAAATTTATGAAATTTTGTAATTTGTTGTCAAAGACGGTCACACCATTATAACCAATGTACATATGTTGAGTCCTCCttagggagaaaaaacaaaaaaccttccaAGTTCTGATCACCACCTTCATACATCccaacatacatatttttaaaacaataaatcaagTACAGAATTCAGAACATGCAACAATGTCTTTTATTATGTGTGGGTTTTAGAAATTGTTTCCTCAATCTCTCCATACACAGGCAAAAGTGTACTGTTTAACCTGCTAAACAGATCGTTGCCTACAGTAGGGAAAATTACCCTAAAACAAGCTTAACCAGGGGGCCAATTCATCTGCCGACCTCCGAGAACATGAAGGTGAACGTGATAGACAGACTGCCCCCCGTCGGAGCCCTCGTTCACCACCATTCGATAACCCTTCTTCAGGCCCAGATCAGCAGCACATTTCTTGCCAACAATCATTAAATGTCCaagaagctggaaaagaaaaaaaaagtgtcgtAAGCACTGGCAATTTACAACTTCTAGACATTAAGTAATAACTACCAAGGtgaaatattaagttaaaaaaccTGCCAGGTTAAAACTCCTTTGTGGTGACTGcgggggggaaggagggtggtTTAAGAGTAtggggtaatggaaaaaatgcaataaaaaaaataatgaaaaggagattttaaaaaatcctcctttaggcaaatatttggaaacttttAATCCTAATACAAcataacttttaataaaaaccCAGTAagattagatatttatttattactaattCCAATCAAAAGATTAGGGACATATAtctatttctcaataaaaataatttttcagtgttttttttttaaactttatttatttttagagagaggggaagggaaggagaaagagagggagagaaacatcaatgtgtggttgcctctcatgtgcccacaaatggggacccagcctgcaatccaggcatgtgccctgactgggaatcgaaccagtgaccctttggttcacaggcctgtgctcaatccactgagctataccagccagggcaatttttaagTGTTCTTAATAAAGCAAAACATCTTGTTCTCTTGTTATGGGACAGTGTATCAGTCAGGATAGGTTTGGTTATGCTGTGgtaacaaactaccccaaaatcgggcttaaaacaaagaaacatgtcttGTGTTCACTACATGTTCATCACAAGCCAGGCTCTGTCTCTACATCTTTTTCACTCTGAAACCCAGGCTGATGGAGCAGTCACTACAGGATCataggggcagagggaggagagaacaTGGCAAAGCAGGTGCTAGTCCTTAGTTTCCACTCAAAAGACATGTGTCATTCCACTGGCCAAATCAAGCCACGTCACCAGTCCTGACATCGATGGCGGCAGCTATAACGCACCCCTAAAGAACAGTCACTTTTTACGAGCAATTATACAGCCTACCACAAAGAgcattaggaaaatattttaactgaggCCTGTACCTCCTGGTAAATCCTAataattattttcccctttaacaGTACTAATAGAAGAGTCCATAAACCCTCCCCTATATGATATGCTACTTCTTTGTTGAGGAAAAATGAGTCTCATCAACTAATCGTCATGTGGAACCCTTTCTGCTTAAGAATTTGTGATGATGGACGTTACCTGGAATTGCTATGGTGATCATTTCCTAATATATACACATGTtcaatcattatgttgtatacttaAAACTAATATGTCAACTgtatctccttttttaaaaatcaaactactTACAATTAGTATTGAAGCCCTAATGATTTTGCTTTCTTTAGTAATGCCCCTGGTAAAACGAGTATGTAACATCACTTTAAGGTCAAAATTTAGTCTCctgatttaaaaagcaagaaagtaAGATGTGTGCTAGTAACTTTACTTACACTTTCATCAGCATCTTCTGCTACAGAAATCTGGGATATATGCTTCTTGGGTATCACCAGAAAATGTGTTGGTGCTTGAGGGGAAATATCATGAAAAGCAAGACACTAAAGAGGAGGGGGGGGAAAAATCAAAGTTTAGTGAATATATCATCTTGTAAGCTACACTTACTCTTTCACACTAACCCCACGGGAGACACTAGTAAGTGCTAGGAAATCAGCAATGCACCCAAATGCATGTGGTTCCCTGGTCCTTTCCATGGAACTTACACTATAATGGGAAGACTGACTTTAAGTCCTACATGTTACAAAGCAaaagtaaaagtgaaataaatgactaTCAGAGAAAAACCTGATTTAGATTGGGTGTGGCAACTTCGAGGTAGCAACATGTAAACAGATCCAAAGGATTGGTAGAAGTTAATGTAGACAAACCCCTGTCTCCCTTTCCAGTTTGATCTCATACGGCTCTGGAGGGTCAAGCCACACAGTCCGTCTCTCTCTACCCTCAGGGCTTTTTCAAGTGGTTGCCTCGGCTGCAAAgatcctctccccctccccccaactttgGTCTAACTTAAACTGCTATTCCTTTCCAAAAGGGTACCTTCTCTGATGCCCGCCCCACCTTCCCTAGGTCAGGAGCCCTTGGTTGTGTAATATCTGGCTTTTTTCCTTTACTGCGGTAATCAgctttgtatttatataaatacctaTTTCTCCCAATTTTACTCAATGGTTTAAGAAATATACTTAATCTCTTTTGTAGAAATGAAGACAACATGTAGACAAATGACATACCACGTGAAAGTTTTTCTATCTCTCGTTCCCTACTGAAGGTGGCAGCTGCTTAGAACCTATCCTGCTTCCCTGTCTCAGGAGTAATTCTACTGGGCATTTCATACAAAATGCTGTATCATTGAGATTGCTTCATGCTGTTATACTGTTGGGACTACAGTGGTTCAAAAGTCAAGTGTTTTAACGATCATTtataaaaaagcaactgaaattaCTTCAAAAGAAATGTGCActcttcaaaacaaaagaacttcCCTAAGTGTTAACAAAGGTATTTAAATTCACCTCGAGGAATTAACATTTTGAATCTAATAACGCTCCTAGTAGCTTAAAATGTTTCCCTTGTTTtccatatttcttaaatttaacaaAGTTTACAGAATGTTTTCCATGTTAACCTCCTCAGTCAACCTCCTGCCTACCTTCATCTGAGACCCAAACCCATAAATACGACGGCCCATTAAATACTTTACACGAGATGTCTGAAAGTCACATCAAGTCGGCCTTTCTAACACTGAACTTCACCTACGGTGAGGTCAACAAGAACCACATTCTCAGTCTCTCGGCACAAAATTGCTTCCTGCCAAATATAAAAGGAACCATTCTTCCCGGGCGGGGCGAAAAAAAGCTGATCCCCGAAGCAGGCCCACGTAGTTCAAAGTCCGTGGCCAAAGTGGAGAGGTGGAGGTCGGGTGGGGGTGACGAGCTGCCGCGCGCGTCCGCACTCCCCCCGCCGCCCCCGAAGCGCGTGCCCTCGGCCCTCCGGCGCCACGCGGCGCGGAGCGGACCCGGGGACCGCCGGGCGGCGTGAGCGGGAGATCTCGGAGATTGGGCCTGAGTCAGGGCGCGATCGGGTTTCTCCCTGTCAAGCAGAGCGCGGGCGAGATTGTGCGATTCCTGACAAAGGCGAGGTCCGAGGCAGCCGCGGAGCAGGCGGGCGCCCACGCCGCGGACCCGGCGCGCCCTATGCGGGCGCAAAGACCCCGCGACTCAGGCCCTGCGGCGCCCGGCCGCCTGGCCCGCGCCCGGGCTGATAACGCGTAACCGGAGCGCCGGCACGCGCCGGCCGGCCGCTGGCTGGGGGCCCGCGGCAGAGGCCGCAAAGGTCGGCCGGGTACGGTGCCGTCCCTTCCCCGCGGCGCCGCGCGAGCCTTCTCTAccgtcggggggggggggggggacgggcgTTCCCACGCGCGGCCCCCCAGCCTGAGCCCACGAGCGAGGTGGCGCCCGGTGCCTACCTGGTCATCCTCAAAAATGATTTTGGCTGGGATTTCCTTGCGAATGATCTTCCCGAAGATCGTGTCGCCACCAGGCCGAGCGGCCTGAGCTTTGGCGATCTCATCTGCCATCGCGGCCTCTCTTCCGTAAGGCCGCAGGGGGAGAAGCTCGGGGGAGGGGTGAGCAGGGGGAGCGGGCGGAGGGCGGGAGCACAGGACCAAGCCTGCGCCGGGACCGCTGCTCGCTCGGCGGAGTTGGTCCTGCGCGTGCGCACTGGCAACCGCGGCTGCGGCGGGAGCGGGCGGGCGCTGCACGCCCGGGGGAGATCAAGGAAGCAGCTAGGTTTCCGAGGGAGGCTTTTGATGCAAGGCTCCAAGGAGGTcgcttttctttgttcctttcttctctctgaggGAGTGGAGTTACTGGTAGAAGCCGATCTTCTCTTGCTTTACGGACCCTTGTAGGAAAAATTAGATACTGTAACTGAAAAGATTTGATAGTTCAAGCAGTGCTGGCCCTGTTTGCTGGGTGAGACCCCGTGACACTCATTTCTCATCTACAGTAGGTTTTGGGTCCAGCACGTAAGCCTTTCTTGCAtgattttcccccctccctctagcACTGGTTCTCAACCTGGACTGCACGTTAAAGTCatttggggagcttttaaaatatcccGCGAACCTGGCCACACCCCAGATCAATTCAGACTCTGGGTGTGGTGAGACCCAGGCATCAGTATTGTGTGAACCTCCCTAGAATCTTCTACAAAGAATTTTCCCCAGCAATAATCAACATAATGTCAAATGCCCTACCTTAAAGGACCGAAACATTTCTTATCCACAAATCTTCCTCCATATCTTTGCTCATTTTCAAGATTGTTTCTATTTATTGTGAACACTTTCTCATCTTTTTTGAGCCCATTTCCCTTTTGTCAAAACCACTCAGGACCTCCACTTACAAAATCCTATAGGTAAATCTAGTTCTCATCATACTAGACCTCTTGGCATTATTGGCCACTGTTGACCATACTCTCATCTCAGCAGTAGTCCTCTCTTCAACCTCTCTGGTTGCTATTTCTCCTTCACAATGAGCCTCCTCCTATTCCAGGCTTCTCAATGGATTCTGTTCTCCGCCCTTTCTCTAGCCTAACAATCTGCAGGTGTCCTTATCAAGACAAATTAACTATACCTCCCCACTACCCATATGTGACTATATTTTACCACTCTGTCTTGGCAAAGTTTACTGATAGTGGATCCCTTTGATGTCAGAAGTGTcccattgttatttttgttggcAAGGGCATTACTGGGACAGTTGGTGAAATCTAAATAATACCTGTAAATTATATAATAGTTTTAgaatcattttaatttcatcaCATATCCACAGCAAAATTATCAAAATCAGTTGACTTATAGTGGAGCTGTGTAACTTAGGTTCCTATATaatgtcgcaaaaggtaagagttctttTATACAGCCgcgtagtattccagtgtgtaaatgtaccaaatcTTTTCTATCCACttatctgctgatgggcacttaggctgtttccaggtcttgtctgttgtaaataatgctgctatgaacgtaggggtgcatatattctttctggtTGATGTTTccggattcttaggatatattcccagaagtgggatcactgggttcaaatttatttttactttgtcctcAACCATTGAACAAAAAGACTCCTCCTGCAGCATTCTATATCTACTATAACACCATTCATTGAAATGTTCAAGCCAAAAGCCTTGAAATAATCCTTAACTCTTCTGCCTGTACTTTCAGCACATTTCATGAATCTAGTCACTTCTCACCTCTACTCCACTACCCTAATCCAAGCTACTATCATATAGATGATCATGTTCTTGTCTCTAGAACCTATGAGTATGTTACTTTACGTGGTAGAGGGGATTTGCTGATGTAATCAAGTGAAGGATCTTGAGGTGCGGAGATGCCTAGATTTTCCAGGTGGGGCCGATAAAATCACAGGGGCCCTTACAAGTGAAAAGGAACACAGGAGAATGAGAGTCAAAGAAGGAGATGTactgttggctttgaagatggaagagacCACAAGAAGAGGGcattctggaagtcagaagtctgaaTTGGGTTTTACTGAGCTAAAATTATGGTAACAGCAGGCTGCATTCCTtccagaggctctaggggagaatggTTCCCTTACCCTGTCCAGCTTCTAGTGGCCACAttcattccttggcttgtggctccttcctccaccttcaaagccagAAGCAGAGCATCTTCAAGCCCCTCACTaactctgcttccttcttccaCTTACAAGGATCTTTGTGATTATCTTGGGCCCACCAGACAATCCAGGATAATCATTCCATCTCAAAATCTTTAATTTAATCGCATCCTCAAAGTCCTTTTTGTCATATAAGGAACATATTCAGAAGTTCCTAGGATTTTGGAGGCCAttattattctgcctaccacatagCTCCATGAACTTACATGATGAACACAGTGGAATTTCCTATTCAGTTCTGGGTCCCACACTTTGAGATGTCAACAAACTAGACAGTCCCAGAACAACCAGAATAGTCACCCCATTTATGGAAAAGCTGAAGGAACCatagagatttatctaagaaaagaggAGCTTCAGGACTGAACTCACTTGGGCACTATGGGaactgtattttcaaatattggCTGATTAAGGCTTTCGGTTAATTGAACACAGGACCCAAGTTAGCTGGaaattataacaataaattaTAAACTTTCAGGAAGGTAGGCTATGATCCTGAACTGAGGTAAGCATCTTTTTATCATTCATTAGCAATCAGAAGACTTCAATGCAATATCACAAGGTCATCTAATTTATTGTTTCCTGGATAAAAGAAAGTACTCAGTATATTTGGCTTAATTGATTGATTATGTTAAACACTCTTGCAAatctcatatattttataaaaaagcaaAGTCAACTCAGAATTGTcgtagggatgtaaagtacagcatagggaatatagttaataatattgttatCACTATGTACAGTGCCATGTGGGTACTAGACCTCTTGGGAAGATCACTTGGTAAATTATGTGTCTAACCACTAccctgtacacctgaaattaatataaaataatattgaatgcccaatgtattgacaaataaaaaatttgtattgaaaACAGCAAAGTAGATTATTATCTTGCTATTTTTTATGATTACTTTCAACTGACATAAATCGCAGAGGAGGAAAAGGGCCTTAGAGGCCCATTGGTCAAAAATCTCTTCATTTCtaataaaaagtcatttttaccTAAAAGTTATCTGAAAGGCTGTGCGGGGTACAAAAGGCAAACAAAGATTATGCAATGGGAACAAGATTGGGATTTTTCTTTATGCTTACAAGGTCATAAGTTAAAATGTGCTTAAATAAATGCTTTGTGATTATTTATAATCTATAAACTATTTCTGACTGCTTGACTAGCAAAGCCAATGAGTAAGGCTGGGCATTTAAAGGGTAAGACTACGCTTTCAGGTCAGGAACAGGGATTTGTAACCCCGACTTCCGTTTACAAGCCCTGAGGTCTTAAAGCAAGTAACTCATCCTCACCTTCTAaggaaattaaatgagacaatgtgtGCATAGCACTTTCGGAAGTCACCGTTCCAATCGATGTCGGTCCGCTACAGTTGTTAAGGCTTGGCTCTCACCTATGCAATTCTGCAAGAAGACAGTCACAACTGGAAAACATTATAATAAGGGATCTTTAATAGATAAGCCCGAACCCGAAACAGGAGGTAATGAATGGTATACATATTGTAGATGCTGACGCCATCCATTAAATGTCAATCCACTCTCCGCCACCAGGGGTTGCCGCAGAAAAACCGGAAGTGACTCTGCCCCTAAGTAACATGGCGTCCAGGTGATTTCCCTTCTCCTCTCGCCTGCAATCGCTCCGGCTTCTCGCGGTTTTACCCGACTCAAGACAGCTGTGGTTCACCaaactcctctctttctctcgcCGTTCGTTTGC contains:
- the HINT1 gene encoding adenosine 5'-monophosphoramidase HINT1, whose protein sequence is MADEIAKAQAARPGGDTIFGKIIRKEIPAKIIFEDDQCLAFHDISPQAPTHFLVIPKKHISQISVAEDADESLLGHLMIVGKKCAADLGLKKGYRMVVNEGSDGGQSVYHVHLHVLGGRQMNWPPG